One window of the Pedobacter ginsengisoli genome contains the following:
- a CDS encoding IS1182 family transposase, translated as MSSKRPVFKPYYQDQIMAFPPTLDELVGKKHPVRIVNDIINRINIQGLLDAYQDKGTSSYHPQMLLKVLVYGYVSNVYSSRKLETACKENINFMWLSGMSYPDHNTINRFRGVRLKESLRSVFEEVVRLLAGEGLLSIEEVYTDGTKIEANANKYTFVWKKAIQTNKEKMKKALREIWQYAQSVAKAEDNLPEPPDFTDINPERVQDTVDTLNAVLADKPEVDKKVKNKLKYASKEYPKKLAEYENKEAILGGRNSYSKTDPDATFMRMKEDHMKNGQLKAGYNVQISTSNQFIVNYTIHPNPTDTTTLAAHINQHQASFGKTLKTLTADAGYGSEENYELLKAKDIEAYVKYGMFDKQQSEKYNNNKVFSAQKLFYNHEKDCYICPMGQQMDYIGNAKRITTTGFKQTSKKYQAKNCSNCPLNGACHKSKGNRIIEINENLEKHKELAYELLNSEEGIEKRKQRCHDVEPVFGNIKQNHGFRRFMLRGKEKVAIEWGLLAIAQNIRKKAA; from the coding sequence ATGTCATCAAAAAGACCTGTTTTTAAGCCTTACTATCAGGACCAGATCATGGCCTTTCCACCTACCTTAGATGAGTTGGTGGGCAAGAAGCACCCGGTAAGGATCGTAAATGATATTATCAACCGCATCAACATCCAGGGGCTTCTGGATGCTTATCAAGACAAGGGTACTTCGAGTTATCATCCTCAGATGCTCTTAAAAGTACTTGTTTATGGTTATGTAAGTAATGTATATAGTAGTAGAAAGCTAGAAACCGCCTGCAAAGAAAACATCAATTTTATGTGGCTGAGTGGGATGAGCTATCCCGACCACAATACCATCAACCGATTTCGTGGGGTACGTTTAAAGGAATCACTTCGCAGTGTATTTGAAGAAGTTGTGCGTTTACTTGCTGGTGAGGGTTTATTGAGTATTGAAGAGGTATATACTGATGGAACTAAGATAGAAGCCAATGCCAACAAATACACATTCGTATGGAAAAAGGCTATCCAAACCAATAAGGAAAAGATGAAGAAGGCTTTGCGTGAAATTTGGCAATATGCCCAAAGTGTAGCCAAAGCAGAAGACAATCTACCTGAACCACCAGATTTTACTGATATCAATCCTGAGCGGGTACAAGATACGGTGGACACATTAAATGCAGTACTTGCAGATAAGCCAGAGGTTGACAAAAAAGTCAAAAACAAACTCAAGTATGCAAGTAAAGAATATCCTAAAAAGCTAGCTGAATATGAAAATAAAGAAGCAATTTTGGGTGGAAGAAACAGTTATAGCAAGACAGATCCCGATGCTACATTTATGCGGATGAAAGAAGACCACATGAAAAATGGGCAGCTCAAAGCGGGTTACAATGTGCAGATCTCTACTTCCAACCAGTTTATCGTCAACTACACCATTCATCCAAACCCTACAGATACCACAACATTAGCAGCACACATCAATCAGCACCAGGCCAGTTTTGGTAAAACTTTAAAAACACTTACAGCCGATGCAGGTTATGGAAGCGAAGAGAATTATGAGCTCCTAAAAGCTAAGGATATTGAGGCCTATGTTAAATATGGTATGTTCGATAAACAACAGAGCGAAAAGTATAATAACAACAAAGTCTTTAGTGCTCAGAAGTTGTTTTATAATCATGAAAAAGACTGTTATATCTGCCCAATGGGTCAGCAGATGGATTATATAGGGAATGCTAAGCGGATAACGACAACAGGCTTTAAGCAGACCAGTAAAAAATACCAGGCAAAAAACTGTAGCAACTGTCCGTTAAACGGTGCCTGTCATAAATCTAAAGGAAATAGGATTATAGAAATTAACGAGAATCTGGAGAAGCACAAAGAGCTAGCCTATGAGCTACTCAACAGTGAAGAAGGCATCGAAAAACGAAAGCAGCGATGTCATGATGTAGAGCCAGTTTTCGGAAATATTAAACAGAACCATGGGTTCCGCAGATTTATGCTCCGCGGTAAGGAAAAAGTAGCAATAGAATGGGGATTATTAGCAATAGCACAAAATATCAGGAAAAAAGCAGCTTAA
- a CDS encoding M1 family metallopeptidase: MFKKTVLIKNLILFIPFLMMLSCKQKEQAASQLVEDPHSFSKPAIAVVEHLDLDIKVNFENQQISGKAVWKINNKAKSNEIIFDDGQLNISKITLGAEEKETTFTYGEEKEFLGRPLKVVITPETKLITIYYTTNAQASALQWLNPHQTAGKKRPYLFTQSESIAARSWIPCQDSPGIRFTYNATVSVPNDLLALMSAENPEVKNSKGIYHFKQIHPIPSYLLALAVGDIEFKAVDKRTGIYAEPSVLANAVYEFADMGKMVNAAEKLYGPYRWGRYDLLVLPPSFPFGGMENPNLTFITPTVIAGDRSLVSIISHELAHSWSGNLVTNATWNDFWLNEGFTNYFERRIDEAIFGKTEAQIQEEFAKKALEDAVKEMGDTSKDTYLKTDYTGRNPDEGTNDIAYEKGYFFLRTIEEAVGREKFDVFLRGYFDSHAFQSVSTEQFLLYLNENLIKGNSDLEKKIRINDWVYGPGIPSNIAYSKDLLSKGGKLWKIDGLVVSATKGLPFDTSMLKREIVTSNEKKFFITYLPKKLSVEQMKFLDEQFNFTGSNNTDIQLLWYTMAIGNHYTVADKRIEDYLIENGRMWHIIPLYKEMMKTPEGLKRAKEIYKKARPNYHPMTYMAIDKLLK; encoded by the coding sequence ATGTTTAAAAAAACTGTTCTGATAAAGAATTTAATCTTGTTCATTCCATTTCTGATGATGTTGTCCTGTAAACAAAAAGAACAAGCTGCAAGTCAGCTTGTTGAAGACCCGCATTCTTTTTCAAAACCAGCTATAGCTGTAGTTGAACATCTGGATCTGGATATAAAGGTTAATTTTGAGAATCAACAGATTAGTGGAAAGGCAGTTTGGAAAATAAACAATAAGGCTAAATCAAATGAGATTATTTTTGATGATGGTCAACTTAATATATCAAAAATCACTCTTGGTGCAGAAGAAAAGGAAACCACATTTACCTATGGCGAGGAGAAGGAGTTTTTAGGAAGGCCACTAAAAGTGGTTATTACCCCTGAAACAAAGTTGATAACCATTTATTATACAACCAATGCACAAGCAAGTGCTTTGCAGTGGCTAAATCCGCATCAAACAGCAGGTAAAAAGCGTCCTTATTTATTTACACAGTCAGAAAGCATCGCTGCCCGCAGTTGGATTCCTTGTCAGGATAGTCCAGGTATAAGGTTTACATACAATGCAACCGTTTCAGTTCCAAATGATTTGCTCGCTTTAATGAGTGCAGAAAATCCTGAGGTAAAAAACAGTAAGGGTATTTATCATTTTAAGCAGATTCATCCTATTCCTTCTTATCTGCTGGCGTTGGCTGTTGGTGATATCGAATTCAAAGCCGTTGATAAACGTACAGGAATATATGCTGAGCCATCGGTATTGGCAAATGCTGTTTATGAATTTGCCGACATGGGTAAAATGGTAAATGCTGCTGAAAAGCTGTATGGCCCATACAGATGGGGCAGGTATGATTTATTGGTGCTGCCTCCAAGTTTTCCGTTTGGAGGTATGGAAAATCCCAATTTAACATTCATTACTCCTACAGTTATAGCTGGCGACAGATCTTTGGTGAGTATAATTAGCCATGAATTGGCACACAGTTGGAGTGGTAATTTGGTTACAAACGCTACATGGAATGATTTCTGGCTTAATGAAGGGTTTACGAATTACTTTGAAAGAAGGATAGATGAAGCGATTTTTGGTAAGACTGAAGCTCAGATACAAGAAGAATTTGCAAAAAAGGCTTTGGAAGATGCAGTTAAGGAAATGGGAGATACAAGTAAGGATACTTATTTGAAAACTGATTATACAGGACGAAATCCGGACGAAGGAACTAATGACATTGCTTATGAAAAGGGCTATTTCTTTTTGCGTACAATTGAAGAAGCAGTAGGTAGGGAGAAATTTGATGTTTTTTTGAGAGGTTATTTTGATAGCCATGCTTTCCAATCTGTTTCTACAGAACAGTTTTTATTGTATTTGAATGAAAATCTAATTAAGGGTAATTCTGACCTTGAGAAGAAAATCCGTATAAATGATTGGGTTTATGGACCAGGAATACCATCAAATATTGCTTATTCTAAAGATTTGTTAAGTAAGGGAGGAAAGCTATGGAAAATTGATGGTCTTGTAGTTTCTGCCACAAAGGGATTGCCTTTTGATACATCTATGCTGAAAAGAGAAATTGTAACCAGTAATGAGAAGAAGTTTTTTATCACTTATTTGCCAAAAAAATTATCAGTTGAACAAATGAAATTTTTAGATGAACAATTTAATTTTACCGGCTCTAATAATACTGATATTCAGTTGTTATGGTACACTATGGCTATTGGTAACCACTATACCGTTGCCGATAAAAGAATAGAAGATTATTTAATAGAAAATGGAAGAATGTGGCATATTATTCCTTTGTATAAGGAAATGATGAAAACCCCTGAAGGTTTAAAAAGAGCTAAAGAGATTTACAAAAAAGCCCGACCTAACTATCATCCTATGACTTACATGGCTATAGATAAACTTTTAAAGTAA
- a CDS encoding glyoxalase superfamily protein, whose product MTKIIPIFRAFDYAKAIEFYVEWLEAKIVFEHRPEASPFYIRVAIQDVEIDLSEHHGDSSPGAKISIQNFKGLQSFHSLLISKSYKYMNPGLEHSEWQANTLEMTVIDPFYNKIIFEEHLIK is encoded by the coding sequence ATGACTAAGATAATTCCCATTTTCAGAGCCTTTGATTATGCAAAGGCAATAGAATTTTATGTAGAATGGCTGGAAGCCAAAATCGTATTCGAACATCGTCCAGAAGCTAGTCCTTTCTATATTAGAGTAGCCATTCAAGATGTTGAAATAGATTTATCAGAGCACCATGGCGATTCCTCACCAGGTGCCAAAATTTCTATCCAAAACTTTAAAGGGCTTCAAAGCTTTCACAGTTTATTGATCAGTAAATCTTATAAATACATGAATCCCGGACTGGAACATTCAGAATGGCAGGCAAATACTCTAGAAATGACTGTTATTGATCCCTTTTACAACAAAATAATTTTTGAAGAACACCTGATCAAATAA
- a CDS encoding EamA family transporter has product MSTNNKLINIPPLPAVLLSIVSVQGGAAIAKGLFPALGATGTASVRIGLSAIILLGAYRPNLKLLTAKQWKAVIPYGISLGLMNVIFYMAIERIPLGLGVTLEFIGPLLLAVRGSKRVLDFFWVLLAAIGIAFIAPWNEKGIDLIGASLALLAGGFWAGYIILGGRIAKIMDGEQAVAVGMIFAAIVVVPFGFVGGGLGNFIPIMILSGSALALLSSAIPFTLEIGALKKLPARTFSILMSLEPAAAALCGIVFLSEHLTLLQWLAVSFVVMASLGATLTKGKKNL; this is encoded by the coding sequence ATGAGCACCAATAATAAATTAATAAATATCCCACCACTTCCTGCCGTATTGTTATCCATAGTTAGTGTACAAGGTGGGGCTGCAATAGCCAAGGGTTTATTTCCCGCACTTGGGGCAACTGGTACTGCTTCCGTGAGAATTGGCTTATCTGCAATTATTTTATTAGGAGCTTACAGGCCAAATTTAAAGCTACTTACAGCAAAACAATGGAAAGCTGTTATCCCTTATGGCATATCGCTTGGCTTAATGAATGTTATTTTCTATATGGCCATAGAAAGAATTCCTTTGGGTTTAGGCGTAACACTCGAATTTATTGGACCTCTCTTATTAGCAGTACGCGGGTCTAAGAGAGTATTAGATTTCTTTTGGGTATTATTAGCGGCTATTGGTATAGCTTTTATAGCCCCCTGGAATGAAAAGGGTATTGATTTAATTGGTGCATCACTTGCACTATTAGCCGGTGGTTTTTGGGCAGGTTACATCATTCTGGGTGGACGAATAGCTAAAATTATGGATGGAGAACAAGCTGTAGCGGTAGGTATGATATTCGCGGCCATTGTAGTGGTTCCCTTTGGTTTTGTAGGTGGTGGTTTAGGCAATTTTATCCCTATTATGATTTTAAGCGGTAGTGCGCTGGCATTATTATCAAGCGCCATTCCATTTACTTTGGAAATTGGTGCACTTAAAAAATTACCAGCGCGTACTTTTAGCATTTTAATGAGCTTAGAACCTGCAGCTGCAGCATTATGCGGGATAGTGTTTTTAAGTGAACATTTGACCCTACTTCAATGGCTTGCAGTATCATTTGTAGTCATGGCAAGTCTTGGTGCAACCCTAACAAAAGGAAAAAAGAACCTTTAA
- a CDS encoding outer membrane beta-barrel protein: MKKKLLTAVAVLASLCGYAQTKGTSALGFGITSQTSKSKVRNGAGATDIDKTKTNNFTLSYGLFIKDNTKLGLDVSYGNQDYQYVANVSGSKSKSYGAGINYQQYYPLVKKLYAFAGGSLGYGYTKTDNADPNYEDRITDRYSVGVDGGLTWFFSKRFAIESSLLSANAFYTVDKQKGNNNGGQSSYENSYTLFNLSTSGAFNNLGFKIYLLF; the protein is encoded by the coding sequence ATGAAAAAGAAACTATTAACTGCAGTAGCAGTATTGGCTTCCCTATGCGGGTATGCCCAAACAAAAGGTACCAGTGCTTTAGGTTTTGGTATTACTTCACAAACAAGTAAGTCTAAGGTCAGAAATGGAGCCGGCGCTACTGATATTGACAAAACAAAAACGAACAATTTCACTTTGAGCTACGGATTATTTATAAAGGATAATACCAAATTAGGTCTTGATGTCAGTTATGGAAACCAAGATTACCAATATGTAGCGAATGTTTCAGGATCAAAGTCAAAAAGTTATGGAGCTGGTATAAATTATCAGCAGTATTATCCATTGGTTAAAAAGCTATACGCTTTTGCTGGTGGTTCATTGGGCTATGGTTATACGAAAACTGATAATGCCGACCCAAATTATGAGGACAGGATAACTGATCGATATTCGGTTGGTGTAGATGGTGGTTTAACATGGTTTTTTTCTAAAAGATTTGCCATTGAATCAAGTTTGTTATCAGCAAATGCATTCTACACAGTCGATAAGCAAAAAGGAAATAATAATGGTGGTCAAAGTAGCTATGAAAATAGTTATACCCTTTTTAATTTGAGTACTAGCGGAGCTTTCAACAACCTCGGCTTTAAAATATATTTGCTATTCTAA
- a CDS encoding HlyD family efflux transporter periplasmic adaptor subunit has protein sequence MDKSIEEEVTAKRKKKTRIIVFLILGILVSGVFALRAFIRPSIASAEFTTSVAETGDIENTINATGEVLPEFEEVLTSPINAAVRNVVMDAGTKVRAGQSILTLDKSSAETDFEKLKFQIESKENEIRKLKLDLEKTFYDINSNNNIKQLRIANFKDAVSSAQRLYKAGGEPRKILSRLS, from the coding sequence ATGGACAAATCAATTGAAGAAGAAGTTACTGCAAAGAGGAAAAAGAAAACAAGGATAATTGTATTCCTAATACTAGGGATTTTGGTGAGTGGAGTATTTGCTTTACGCGCCTTCATTAGGCCCTCAATTGCTTCTGCTGAATTCACTACATCAGTTGCTGAAACAGGCGATATAGAAAATACAATAAACGCAACTGGAGAAGTGCTTCCCGAATTTGAAGAGGTATTAACCAGCCCAATAAACGCTGCCGTAAGGAATGTAGTTATGGACGCAGGAACAAAGGTAAGGGCTGGACAATCTATTCTTACCCTTGATAAATCATCTGCCGAAACGGACTTTGAAAAACTTAAGTTCCAGATTGAATCTAAAGAAAACGAAATAAGGAAATTAAAGCTTGATCTGGAGAAAACCTTTTATGATATCAACTCGAACAACAACATTAAACAGCTTCGAATTGCAAATTTTAAAGATGCAGTATCTAGTGCCCAAAGGCTATATAAAGCCGGAGGGGAACCAAGGAAGATATTGAGCAGGCTCAGTTAA
- a CDS encoding (deoxy)nucleoside triphosphate pyrophosphohydrolase has product MINVTCAIIVDDANKVLVTQRSASMKLPLKVEFPGGKIEEGETPSECLVREIKEELNLDIRILSEMPANIHHYVEFSINLIPFVCKVIGGSIELREHASYKWLDAMELLEQDWAEADIPIAENYLNSLDTH; this is encoded by the coding sequence ATGATTAATGTTACTTGTGCTATAATAGTTGATGATGCTAATAAAGTATTGGTTACTCAGCGCAGTGCATCAATGAAATTACCTTTGAAGGTTGAATTTCCGGGAGGAAAAATTGAAGAAGGTGAAACACCTTCTGAATGCCTTGTACGAGAAATAAAAGAGGAGTTAAATTTAGATATCAGAATTCTTTCTGAAATGCCAGCTAACATTCACCACTATGTTGAGTTTTCAATTAATTTGATCCCATTTGTTTGTAAAGTTATTGGAGGCTCTATTGAACTAAGAGAACATGCTTCATATAAATGGTTAGATGCGATGGAACTTTTAGAGCAAGATTGGGCAGAAGCAGATATACCTATCGCTGAAAATTATTTAAATTCTTTAGATACCCATTAA
- a CDS encoding efflux RND transporter periplasmic adaptor subunit — protein sequence MEKQQLENEIKNKQQTMKIEIREAELALAIQKSDLIALKRKLDLANVIATREGVVTWVNKNIGASIKEGESLARIANLSSYKIAGSISENMLDQLHNSMPVIIRINDTQLRGSIASISPAVNNSIVSFEIQLEEKNNKLLRPNMKVDVFVITETRSKVLRVSNGPAFKGSNEQEVFVLSNGKAVRRNVKTGLSNFDYVEIINGIKAGETVITSDMSKYAYSKEISITK from the coding sequence TTGGAAAAGCAGCAGCTTGAAAATGAGATTAAAAACAAGCAGCAAACCATGAAAATAGAGATTAGAGAAGCCGAGCTAGCTTTAGCTATTCAAAAAAGTGATCTCATAGCCTTAAAGCGTAAGCTTGATCTGGCAAATGTAATTGCCACCCGTGAAGGCGTAGTAACCTGGGTGAATAAAAACATTGGAGCTAGTATAAAAGAAGGCGAATCATTAGCCAGAATTGCAAATTTAAGTAGTTACAAGATAGCAGGAAGTATTTCGGAAAATATGCTTGATCAACTTCACAATAGCATGCCGGTAATTATCAGAATAAATGATACTCAGCTTAGAGGATCTATTGCAAGTATTTCTCCGGCAGTAAACAACTCAATTGTTTCATTTGAAATTCAACTTGAGGAAAAGAATAATAAACTGCTTAGACCAAATATGAAAGTTGATGTTTTTGTAATTACAGAGACCAGGAGTAAGGTACTTAGAGTAAGTAATGGGCCAGCTTTTAAAGGCTCAAATGAGCAAGAGGTTTTTGTGTTGAGTAATGGAAAAGCAGTGCGACGAAATGTAAAGACCGGACTAAGCAATTTTGATTATGTAGAGATCATTAATGGCATAAAAGCCGGTGAAACGGTAATTACATCTGATATGAGCAAGTATGCATATTCAAAAGAAATCTCAATCACTAAATGA
- a CDS encoding TolC family protein, with product MKISFTIIMIICCFDVWGNGIENSVITATKNGTDTLKLTLNEVVEKAKANSIAAKQATTVKETKYWEWRTFKSNYQPQLALSGILPGYNKTYSQVLQPNGTVIFQPIRNDNSSLTLDFSQSLAATGGTIYGTTQLQRFTDFDRDNVLYNGTPYGIGYIQPLLQFNSLKWDKRIAPLKYNESKQAYIESQEQISVTVTGYFFDLLLAQVNLHIAETNYTNTGNILNIANTKFELGKISKNEILQLQLEQVNAKKAVGTAKRDMEIATLTLRSYAGIEGDDRIVLTMPEAVRDVTISSEKVLIEAFENRSDAIAFVRRIAEAKRDVAKAKGENGLTATLKANLGFSNAGNNILDVYRSPKSQQSVQLQLAIPVLDWGRSKSRTKTAEANQQFTIYEVEQDKQTFKQQIVTQVTLFNMMKEQLELTAQADKIASEKYQIASERYVLGNLSITDLSIAFQESDRAKRDYVASLRDFWGAYYQLRYLSLYDFEKNEKIIYK from the coding sequence ATGAAAATCAGTTTTACAATCATAATGATCATATGTTGCTTTGATGTTTGGGGCAATGGTATTGAAAATTCAGTCATTACTGCTACTAAAAACGGTACAGATACTTTAAAATTGACATTAAATGAAGTAGTTGAAAAAGCTAAAGCCAATTCTATAGCTGCTAAACAAGCAACTACAGTAAAAGAGACCAAGTATTGGGAATGGCGGACATTTAAGTCTAATTACCAGCCTCAACTGGCGCTAAGTGGTATTTTACCAGGATACAATAAAACATATTCGCAGGTACTGCAGCCTAATGGAACTGTAATTTTTCAGCCCATAAGAAATGATAATTCATCACTGACGCTCGATTTTAGCCAGAGTTTGGCAGCAACAGGAGGTACTATTTATGGTACCACCCAGTTGCAACGTTTTACAGATTTTGACAGAGATAATGTATTGTATAATGGAACACCTTACGGCATTGGATATATACAACCTTTATTGCAGTTTAATAGCTTAAAGTGGGATAAAAGAATAGCACCATTAAAATATAATGAGAGTAAACAGGCCTACATTGAATCTCAGGAGCAAATTTCTGTTACAGTTACGGGGTATTTCTTTGATCTGTTACTTGCTCAGGTAAACCTTCATATTGCAGAAACTAATTATACTAACACGGGCAACATTTTAAACATTGCCAACACTAAGTTTGAATTAGGAAAAATCTCTAAAAATGAGATATTACAGTTGCAACTTGAGCAAGTGAATGCTAAAAAAGCTGTAGGAACGGCTAAAAGAGACATGGAAATTGCAACATTGACCCTAAGGAGTTATGCTGGGATAGAAGGTGATGACAGGATTGTGCTGACAATGCCAGAGGCTGTAAGAGACGTTACAATATCATCAGAAAAAGTTTTAATAGAAGCTTTTGAAAATCGATCTGATGCCATTGCCTTTGTTAGACGTATTGCTGAAGCCAAACGAGATGTTGCTAAAGCTAAAGGAGAAAATGGCCTTACTGCTACATTAAAAGCCAATCTGGGGTTTTCTAATGCAGGCAATAATATATTGGATGTTTACCGTTCGCCTAAAAGTCAGCAATCTGTACAATTGCAGCTGGCCATCCCGGTTCTTGATTGGGGAAGATCTAAATCAAGAACTAAAACAGCGGAAGCCAATCAACAATTTACCATTTACGAAGTGGAGCAGGATAAGCAGACCTTTAAACAACAGATAGTAACGCAGGTAACACTATTTAATATGATGAAAGAGCAGCTGGAATTAACCGCTCAGGCAGATAAGATTGCTTCTGAGAAATATCAGATTGCGAGTGAGCGCTATGTTTTGGGCAACCTGAGTATTACTGATCTGAGTATAGCCTTTCAGGAAAGTGACAGAGCAAAAAGAGATTATGTAGCATCGTTAAGAGATTTTTGGGGAGCATATTATCAGCTAAGGTATTTGTCGCTATACGACTTTGAAAAGAATGAAAAAATAATCTATAAATAA
- a CDS encoding PhoH family protein, with the protein MSKTAKNPSLQKKIFVLDTSVILYDHNAFNNFQEHDVAIPIQVLEELDNMKNGNETRNAEARSFIRLMDNASGNKIINQWIPLNGSKSGRFKVVMDNKPDHADAEAIFGAGKFDHRILNAALSLKQEFPEKKVILVSKDICLRLKAKSLELYAEDYETGKIKNVDELYTGKTVLSKVPEQLFAELKTEGSISTELLDIAPQSPNHFCILKNSRKTATAWFDSTTQRLYPVSSKKIFNISPRNHEQSFAVHALLNPEIKLVTIQGKAGTGKTLLAIASALEQRKDYRQIYVTRPIIPLSNKDIGFLPGDAKSKIDPYMAPIWDNLRFIKEQYNHDLKMQGRIDEFVTTGKIVITPLAYIRGRTLSKIFFIVDEAQNLTPHEIKTIISRAGEDTKIIFTGDIYQIDTPYLDAESNGLSYLIENAKNHPLYAHITLDKGERSELANLANDLL; encoded by the coding sequence ATGAGTAAAACTGCTAAAAACCCTTCGTTACAGAAGAAGATCTTTGTTCTCGATACTTCTGTTATTTTATACGATCATAATGCTTTCAATAATTTCCAGGAGCATGATGTAGCTATACCAATTCAGGTTTTAGAAGAGCTTGATAACATGAAGAATGGTAATGAAACAAGGAATGCTGAAGCGAGAAGTTTTATTAGGCTTATGGATAATGCATCAGGTAATAAAATTATCAACCAGTGGATTCCTTTAAACGGCAGCAAAAGTGGCCGATTTAAAGTGGTAATGGATAATAAGCCCGATCATGCAGATGCAGAAGCTATTTTTGGTGCAGGAAAGTTTGATCATCGTATTCTAAATGCTGCTTTAAGTTTAAAGCAAGAGTTTCCGGAGAAAAAGGTAATACTCGTATCAAAAGATATATGCCTGCGTTTAAAAGCAAAATCGTTGGAACTTTATGCTGAAGATTACGAAACAGGAAAGATCAAAAATGTAGATGAACTTTATACCGGGAAAACAGTTCTTTCTAAAGTTCCGGAGCAACTTTTTGCTGAGCTTAAAACAGAAGGTAGTATTAGCACTGAGTTACTGGATATTGCACCTCAATCTCCAAATCATTTTTGTATACTAAAAAACAGCAGGAAAACTGCTACAGCCTGGTTTGATTCCACTACACAGCGTTTATATCCGGTTAGTTCAAAGAAAATATTTAATATTTCACCGCGAAATCATGAGCAATCTTTTGCTGTGCATGCTTTACTAAATCCGGAAATTAAACTGGTAACCATTCAGGGTAAGGCAGGTACTGGAAAAACACTTCTTGCCATTGCAAGTGCATTGGAACAGCGGAAAGATTACAGGCAAATCTATGTAACAAGGCCAATTATTCCATTAAGTAATAAGGATATAGGATTTTTACCAGGAGACGCAAAATCGAAGATAGATCCTTATATGGCCCCAATATGGGATAATCTGAGGTTCATTAAAGAACAGTATAATCACGATTTAAAGATGCAGGGAAGGATAGATGAGTTTGTAACTACAGGTAAAATTGTAATTACTCCGCTTGCTTATATTAGGGGAAGAACGCTTTCTAAGATCTTTTTTATTGTTGATGAAGCACAAAACTTAACTCCACATGAAATTAAAACTATAATTTCGCGGGCTGGGGAAGATACCAAGATCATATTTACAGGTGATATTTATCAAATAGATACACCTTATCTTGATGCCGAGAGTAATGGGTTATCTTACCTGATAGAAAATGCAAAGAACCACCCGCTATACGCACACATTACGTTGGATAAGGGTGAACGTAGCGAACTGGCAAATCTTGCAAACGACTTATTATAA
- a CDS encoding pseudouridine synthase — translation MLEIVYQDDHLIAINKPHGLLVHRSSIANDAKEFALQLLRDQINRHVSPVHRLDRKTGGLLLFAFEKDIEIAMHQQFQNGLVQKKYLAVVRGYAPDSLDIDYPLAKENGTIQDAFTAFITLKRAELDVAFGKHSTSRYSLVEATPTTGRMHQLRKHFAHIFYPIIGDRKHGCNKQNRLFKEQWEMTTMLLHASELIFKHPVTNEEIHLKAPLQAEFMRVMELMKW, via the coding sequence ATGCTAGAAATTGTATATCAGGATGACCATTTAATTGCGATTAATAAACCTCATGGCTTGCTTGTACACCGCTCGTCGATTGCTAATGATGCGAAAGAATTTGCATTACAGCTTTTAAGAGACCAGATTAACAGGCATGTAAGTCCGGTTCATCGTTTGGACAGGAAAACAGGCGGTTTGCTATTGTTTGCGTTTGAAAAGGATATTGAGATAGCGATGCATCAGCAATTTCAAAATGGTTTGGTTCAAAAGAAATATCTTGCTGTTGTTAGGGGATATGCTCCTGATAGTCTGGATATAGATTATCCGCTTGCTAAGGAGAATGGAACTATTCAGGATGCTTTTACTGCCTTTATAACTTTAAAAAGGGCCGAGTTGGATGTTGCTTTTGGGAAACATAGTACCTCCAGATATTCTTTGGTGGAGGCTACACCAACAACAGGAAGAATGCATCAGCTAAGAAAGCACTTTGCACATATTTTTTATCCTATTATTGGCGACCGTAAGCATGGTTGTAATAAGCAAAATAGACTGTTTAAAGAACAATGGGAAATGACAACAATGTTACTGCATGCATCAGAACTTATATTTAAACACCCAGTAACTAATGAGGAAATTCACCTTAAGGCCCCTCTTCAAGCTGAGTTTATGAGAGTGATGGAATTAATGAAATGGTAA